From a single Paenibacillus sp. FSL R5-0345 genomic region:
- a CDS encoding sensor histidine kinase has protein sequence MSYSEKDLRSSLTLAVPIILDRHYHSITMKNIESAWFVETQKEMLDSTFSMILMSMVEALFLDSFDYGQYLNLLEKEGFEQGVYTAEIFGDHFDILLEMSKDLNLTAQGIMFKIIEEMEDDSTIRLVFYNRLMECNWIRFTGFAQGYLSNKNQQIDNLHEQKIALMGQMAAGMAHEIRNPLASIKGFAQLVNNRLYEPEIKTDELRAYLDITINEIDALNGLVTDFLVLARKGDSAKNNVVVFNIMEVIHRVNNIVNQLILSDDIILSVDYSLEKVLTYGNASQLEQVILNILKNSIDSFTAFRGRIDITVTTDSETNEIILIFKDNGEGIPQDKLNRIFDPFFTTKQKGTGIGLSICKQLIEMYGGQIKVDSEVQVGTSVMVILPWVNDYHI, from the coding sequence ATGTCATACAGTGAAAAGGATTTACGTTCGTCATTAACCCTAGCTGTTCCAATCATTTTAGACAGGCATTATCATTCTATAACTATGAAAAATATCGAATCCGCCTGGTTTGTAGAGACACAAAAGGAAATGTTAGATTCGACATTTAGTATGATATTAATGAGTATGGTAGAAGCACTGTTCTTGGATTCCTTTGATTATGGCCAGTACCTAAACCTACTAGAAAAAGAGGGGTTTGAGCAAGGCGTTTATACTGCAGAAATATTCGGTGATCATTTTGATATCCTACTTGAAATGAGCAAGGATTTAAACTTAACCGCTCAGGGTATTATGTTTAAAATCATTGAAGAAATGGAAGATGATTCTACGATTCGATTGGTTTTTTATAATCGTTTAATGGAATGTAACTGGATCCGGTTTACTGGCTTTGCACAGGGTTATCTGTCTAATAAAAATCAACAGATCGACAACTTACATGAACAAAAAATTGCTCTGATGGGACAAATGGCAGCAGGGATGGCACATGAAATACGGAATCCGCTTGCTTCAATTAAAGGTTTTGCTCAGCTTGTTAATAACAGGCTATATGAACCGGAGATCAAGACGGATGAATTGCGTGCGTATCTGGATATAACCATCAATGAGATTGATGCTCTGAATGGATTAGTAACGGACTTCCTAGTACTGGCTCGAAAAGGTGATAGTGCGAAGAATAACGTCGTGGTATTTAATATTATGGAGGTTATACATAGAGTTAATAACATCGTAAATCAACTCATACTTAGTGATGATATCATTCTTTCAGTGGATTATTCTCTTGAAAAAGTTCTAACGTATGGAAACGCCTCCCAACTTGAGCAGGTAATCCTGAATATTTTAAAAAATAGTATAGATTCATTCACAGCGTTTAGAGGCAGAATAGACATTACAGTTACGACCGATTCTGAGACTAACGAAATTATTCTTATTTTTAAAGACAATGGAGAAGGAATTCCACAGGATAAATTAAACCGAATATTTGACCCTTTCTTTACAACCAAGCAAAAAGGGACAGGAATTGGATTATCGATCTGCAAGCAATTAATAGAAATGTACGGGGGGCAAATTAAGGTGGATTCAGAGGTTCAGGTAGGTACCAGCGTGATGGTTATTTTGCCTTGGGTAAATGATTATCACATTTGA
- a CDS encoding ATP-dependent DNA helicase: MYDRFPRIGLKERIGQQDMSLDIADAYIHGRNAMIEAGVGIGKSFAYLIPSLLINQISRQPIIIATSSIQLSEQIHKDLRFIGSRLGFTSVRSVVGKGMGQYACRYRAAELFKTDDSSSPLSTLAQRILNYEIDERADIKGGVTDAVWSNVCVNDCKFERCHYKSTCSFYEMRAKINANASDMDFIIVNQDLLIRDLIKKKEGTKGLITERPALIVIDEAHNLEAKVRDARTLEFTLRGTGRMLDDALQILFKQSADTDLMSQFKFLKRCVGHIFKQVELDLLQTAKQDNDRIKVSEITGISLRRAAQVLKEVNLSVSVLTSKHEREIDNIFEAINGLIDLFDVLAGVEDNYLIWASNTQREATISICPKGISKFLRYTLFNGKTSVILTSATMCQTGETLEEQYAYLTQSLGYKGDYMERQASPFDYDNHTMMYIAKDIPYYNHQNRESYLEAAYKEMLRLCNLTEGRTLVLFSAKEDMKYIHNKLSSEKLAWAVHVQREGSSQDGVIAEFRGSKGVLLSTGVFWEGVNIEGSDLSQLIIFRLPFPVPSDPVYEHKASLAENPLKDVFVPDMLLRLRQGTGRLIRSETDLGVLSILDSRLSTAAKKDYQEKVLGSLPFKKVTEDFGVLEKFVKEKGIQLSDK; encoded by the coding sequence ATGTATGATAGATTTCCCAGGATTGGACTTAAAGAGCGAATCGGCCAGCAGGATATGTCTCTAGATATCGCTGATGCCTATATTCATGGTCGAAACGCGATGATTGAAGCTGGAGTCGGCATCGGTAAGTCCTTTGCATACCTCATTCCCAGCTTGCTTATTAACCAAATCTCAAGGCAACCGATCATTATTGCAACATCCTCCATACAGCTTTCAGAACAGATACATAAGGATCTGAGATTCATCGGAAGCCGGCTCGGATTTACTTCGGTTCGCTCCGTAGTCGGAAAAGGCATGGGGCAATATGCTTGCCGGTACAGAGCAGCAGAATTGTTCAAGACTGATGATTCAAGCTCCCCTCTATCTACACTTGCCCAGCGTATTTTGAATTACGAAATTGATGAGAGAGCAGATATTAAAGGCGGGGTTACGGATGCAGTATGGTCTAACGTTTGTGTGAATGATTGCAAATTTGAACGTTGCCATTATAAAAGTACATGTTCGTTCTATGAGATGAGAGCGAAGATTAACGCTAACGCCAGCGACATGGATTTTATTATCGTCAACCAGGACCTGCTCATCCGTGATTTGATCAAGAAAAAAGAGGGAACAAAGGGTTTAATCACTGAACGGCCAGCTCTGATCGTAATTGATGAAGCTCATAATCTGGAAGCAAAGGTTAGAGATGCAAGAACGCTTGAGTTTACACTCCGGGGAACCGGCCGCATGCTGGATGACGCCTTACAAATTCTCTTCAAGCAATCCGCAGATACGGATCTAATGTCACAATTCAAATTTTTAAAAAGATGTGTTGGTCATATTTTCAAACAAGTTGAGTTGGATTTGCTGCAAACAGCCAAGCAAGACAATGACCGCATAAAAGTGTCGGAGATAACCGGAATTTCCTTAAGACGAGCGGCGCAGGTTCTAAAAGAGGTTAATCTCAGCGTTTCCGTCTTAACTTCCAAGCATGAGCGGGAGATCGACAATATTTTTGAAGCCATAAACGGACTTATAGATCTCTTTGACGTCCTCGCCGGAGTGGAGGATAACTACCTGATCTGGGCAAGTAATACCCAGCGGGAAGCTACCATTAGTATCTGTCCTAAAGGTATAAGTAAGTTTCTGAGATATACCTTATTTAACGGGAAGACATCTGTTATCTTAACATCAGCAACGATGTGCCAGACCGGCGAAACACTAGAGGAGCAATATGCATATCTGACGCAATCCCTCGGTTACAAAGGAGATTATATGGAGCGTCAGGCTTCACCTTTTGACTATGACAACCACACCATGATGTATATTGCCAAGGACATCCCATACTATAACCATCAGAACCGGGAAAGTTATCTTGAAGCGGCATACAAGGAAATGCTAAGACTCTGTAATTTAACGGAGGGGCGAACATTGGTCCTTTTTTCAGCTAAAGAGGATATGAAGTACATTCATAATAAGTTAAGCTCCGAGAAGCTTGCATGGGCGGTGCATGTCCAAAGAGAAGGATCGTCCCAGGACGGGGTGATCGCTGAATTCCGGGGAAGTAAGGGCGTCCTTCTAAGTACCGGTGTATTCTGGGAAGGCGTGAATATCGAAGGTTCCGATTTGTCGCAGTTAATTATTTTCCGACTGCCCTTCCCGGTTCCTTCCGATCCTGTCTATGAACATAAGGCATCTTTAGCAGAGAATCCCTTAAAAGATGTTTTTGTACCGGACATGCTGCTTCGCTTAAGACAAGGAACCGGGCGTCTGATCCGTAGTGAAACTGACCTCGGAGTACTCAGCATACTTGATTCCCGTCTGTCCACTGCCGCCAAAAAGGATTACCAGGAAAAGGTACTGGGATCTTTGCCATTTAAAAAAGTTACCGAGGACTTTGGGGTGCTAGAGAAGTTTGTAAAGGAAAAAGGGATACAACTTAGTGACAAGTAG
- a CDS encoding AraC family transcriptional regulator: MIEPLSYAFRNDDTSILTLDSIGWQKIRSPDYSFSGDTRPDSGHVIFQYTLSGQGYIELEQHSIPLPKGSGFLVKIPSKHRYYYVEQAEPWEILWLNIRGAETNRIWDLVIEQEGHILQRDSNSPLIQGLWELLRRISEEKVTDKFLLSAEVYNWMLTLVKTSGEMRKEISANSITLIQRAKTYLKENYALPVTLDMLSDYCGVNKYHLCRLFQKSEQTSPLAYLRDRRMEAAIALLRTTDLPVQEVGQRCGFESPSYFGKVFREYMSMTPKEYRMKKLEFPYDAIYYE; the protein is encoded by the coding sequence ATGATTGAGCCTTTATCTTATGCATTTCGAAATGACGATACATCGATCTTGACACTAGATTCTATAGGATGGCAGAAGATCAGGAGCCCCGATTACAGTTTTTCAGGTGATACACGCCCCGATTCCGGCCATGTCATTTTTCAATACACACTCAGTGGTCAGGGATATATTGAATTAGAACAGCACTCAATTCCTTTGCCCAAAGGTTCGGGATTTCTAGTCAAAATTCCAAGCAAGCACCGATATTACTATGTAGAACAGGCAGAGCCTTGGGAGATTCTATGGCTTAATATTCGCGGAGCAGAAACTAATCGAATCTGGGATTTAGTAATAGAACAAGAAGGCCACATCCTTCAAAGAGATTCTAACTCCCCTCTAATACAAGGTTTATGGGAACTGTTGAGAAGAATTTCGGAAGAGAAAGTAACAGATAAGTTTTTGTTATCTGCCGAAGTGTATAACTGGATGCTTACATTAGTAAAAACGAGCGGGGAAATGCGTAAGGAGATAAGCGCAAATTCCATCACGCTGATTCAGCGGGCTAAAACCTATCTGAAAGAGAATTATGCATTACCTGTAACCTTGGATATGCTTTCCGACTATTGCGGAGTAAACAAATATCACTTATGCAGGTTGTTTCAAAAATCGGAGCAGACCTCTCCTCTCGCTTATCTTAGAGATCGCCGGATGGAGGCTGCCATAGCATTGCTACGGACTACAGATTTACCTGTGCAGGAGGTTGGGCAACGCTGCGGCTTTGAAAGTCCAAGTTATTTTGGTAAAGTCTTTCGGGAATACATGTCGATGACACCAAAGGAATATCGGATGAAGAAGCTAGAGTTTCCTTATGATGCTATTTATTATGAATAG
- a CDS encoding glycoside hydrolase family 31 protein — MSNHNLILNLLLDEHWWGGRVADGTNMPYGTALFSADLTTSHKANQASPLLISNKGRFIWSEEPFAFRFEQGSLLVEGKGEFITGEGHGALKEVFQYVSRTFFPPVPSIPEKLLFTAPQYNLWIELLYEPTQDKVLQYAKEVINHGMPPGVIMIDDNWHEPYGTWTFHSGRFPDPKGMVEELHAMGFKVMLWVCPFISPDSLTFRELEFTGYLLKDREGQNAIRKWWNGNSAVLDCTNPQAVIWIQDQLDNLQHEYGIDGFKLDAGDVEFYESDDCCYVPTSRSGQSEAWARVGLKYELNEYRACWKLAGQPLVQRLKDKIHDWQGNGLDTLIPDGLAQGLLGYAYTCPDMIGGGEFLSFTSAELDQELVVRSAQCSALFPMMQFSAAPWRILDEDHLRYCVEAAQLHSQFGQEILELARQSSLTGEPIVRHMAYEFPEASFETIQDQFMLGSFILVAPVITKGMRTRVVAFPAGTWDGDDGSIVEGPSTKQIDVPLSRLPYYRKR; from the coding sequence ATGTCAAATCATAATCTCATACTCAATTTGCTTTTGGATGAGCACTGGTGGGGCGGACGGGTGGCAGACGGGACAAATATGCCATACGGTACGGCACTATTTAGTGCAGATCTGACTACCAGTCATAAAGCCAATCAAGCTTCTCCACTATTGATCTCTAACAAGGGAAGGTTCATTTGGAGTGAAGAGCCGTTTGCATTTCGATTTGAACAAGGAAGTCTTTTGGTGGAAGGGAAAGGAGAATTCATTACGGGGGAGGGTCATGGAGCCTTGAAAGAAGTATTCCAATATGTCTCCCGTACCTTCTTCCCGCCTGTACCTAGCATCCCGGAGAAATTGCTATTTACGGCTCCGCAGTACAATCTTTGGATTGAACTCCTCTACGAGCCTACACAGGACAAAGTATTACAATATGCCAAGGAGGTTATAAACCATGGTATGCCTCCGGGTGTGATCATGATCGATGATAACTGGCATGAGCCGTATGGTACCTGGACTTTTCATTCCGGTCGCTTTCCTGATCCAAAGGGGATGGTGGAGGAGCTTCATGCTATGGGCTTTAAAGTAATGCTATGGGTATGTCCCTTTATTAGTCCTGATTCTCTTACTTTCCGTGAACTTGAATTTACGGGCTACCTGTTGAAGGATCGCGAGGGGCAGAATGCCATTCGAAAATGGTGGAACGGGAACAGTGCGGTGCTCGACTGCACCAACCCCCAAGCCGTCATCTGGATACAAGATCAGTTGGATAATCTTCAGCACGAGTATGGAATTGATGGCTTCAAGCTGGATGCCGGTGATGTAGAGTTTTATGAATCGGATGATTGTTGTTATGTGCCGACAAGCCGCAGCGGTCAAAGTGAAGCATGGGCCAGGGTCGGATTAAAATACGAACTGAATGAATACCGCGCCTGCTGGAAGCTCGCAGGTCAGCCGCTTGTACAGAGGTTGAAGGATAAGATTCATGACTGGCAGGGGAACGGACTGGACACGTTAATTCCGGACGGCTTAGCGCAAGGGCTGCTAGGCTATGCCTATACTTGTCCTGATATGATCGGTGGAGGTGAATTCCTGAGCTTTACTTCGGCTGAATTAGATCAGGAGTTAGTGGTACGCTCAGCCCAATGCTCGGCATTATTCCCGATGATGCAGTTTTCTGCTGCGCCTTGGCGTATTTTGGATGAAGATCATTTACGATACTGCGTTGAGGCCGCACAACTTCATTCTCAGTTTGGTCAGGAGATTCTAGAGCTGGCCAGACAATCCTCCTTAACGGGTGAACCTATCGTACGCCATATGGCTTATGAATTCCCTGAAGCAAGCTTTGAGACTATACAGGATCAATTTATGCTCGGAAGCTTCATACTCGTCGCCCCTGTTATTACAAAAGGAATGAGAACGCGCGTTGTGGCGTTCCCGGCAGGCACTTGGGATGGTGATGACGGCAGCATTGTGGAAGGTCCTTCGACCAAGCAAATTGATGTGCCTCTCAGCAGACTGCCTTACTATAGAAAGCGTTAA